One Chlorobaculum limnaeum genomic window carries:
- the panC gene encoding pantoate--beta-alanine ligase: protein MQIINDPAEMQKIAEKLRLQHQYIGVVMTMGALHEGHLNLVKLAKAHAGTVIMTIFVNPTQFGPDEDFHRYPRPFEQDAALARAAGVDYLFAPSAEAIYPEGYATMIDPGPIATRFEGASRPGHFSGVATVVVKLLGITRPHLAVFGEKDAQQLTVIRRVVADLNIAVTILGAPVTRESDGLATSSRNIYLSSDERQQATVLYRAIQLAGREITAGRRELDTIAAEAEALVRTEPDAEPDYLSFVDEATFEPITQATPGKACRLVMAVRIGKTRLIDNWRFECT, encoded by the coding sequence ATGCAGATCATCAATGACCCCGCCGAGATGCAGAAGATCGCCGAGAAGCTGCGTCTCCAGCACCAGTACATCGGCGTCGTCATGACGATGGGCGCTCTGCACGAAGGGCACCTGAATCTGGTGAAACTCGCGAAGGCACATGCAGGAACGGTCATCATGACCATCTTCGTCAACCCGACGCAGTTCGGGCCGGACGAAGATTTCCACCGCTACCCGCGTCCTTTCGAGCAGGACGCGGCGCTCGCTCGTGCGGCGGGCGTCGATTACCTCTTCGCCCCGTCGGCGGAGGCGATCTACCCGGAGGGATACGCGACCATGATCGATCCCGGCCCGATAGCGACGCGCTTTGAGGGGGCGTCGCGGCCCGGCCACTTCAGCGGCGTAGCCACGGTAGTGGTCAAGCTGCTCGGCATCACGCGCCCGCACCTGGCAGTCTTCGGCGAGAAGGACGCCCAGCAGCTCACGGTCATCCGGCGGGTGGTGGCCGACCTGAACATCGCCGTTACGATTCTCGGCGCGCCGGTCACCCGCGAAAGCGACGGCTTGGCCACCAGTTCGCGCAACATCTACCTCTCGTCGGACGAGCGCCAGCAGGCGACGGTGCTCTACCGCGCCATCCAGCTTGCGGGGCGCGAGATCACAGCGGGCAGGCGCGAACTCGACACGATTGCCGCCGAAGCCGAAGCTCTGGTGCGCACAGAGCCGGACGCCGAGCCGGACTATCTCTCTTTCGTCGATGAGGCCACCTTCGAGCCGATAACGCAAGCCACGCCCGGCAAAGCCTGCCGCCTCGTCATGGCCGTGCGCATCGGCAAGACCCGGTTGATCGACAACTGGCGCTTCGAATGCACGTGA
- the rsmI gene encoding 16S rRNA (cytidine(1402)-2'-O)-methyltransferase: MHSRDEHKGTLYVVATPLGNLDDMTFRAVRTLRDAGAIACEDTRRTSILLKHFGIEGKRLVSYHSFNEERAVRQVTELLEEGADVALVTDAGTPAISDPGYTMASAAHSAGLPVVPVPGASALTAALSVCPLPSSSFFFAGFLPHKKGRKTRLEFLASIESTVVLYESPHRIGRLMEEVKEHFPDAQVFAAREITKMHEEYVTGTPDELASHFTGQKQRGEFVVVVHPADKRSKKRQEHADHQ, translated from the coding sequence ATACATTCCCGTGACGAACATAAGGGCACGCTGTACGTCGTGGCCACCCCGCTCGGCAATCTCGACGACATGACTTTTCGCGCGGTTCGCACCCTGCGCGACGCTGGGGCGATTGCCTGCGAGGATACCCGGCGCACCTCGATTCTGCTCAAACACTTCGGCATTGAGGGCAAGCGACTCGTCAGCTACCACAGCTTCAACGAGGAGCGCGCCGTCCGGCAGGTGACGGAGCTGCTCGAAGAGGGCGCGGACGTGGCGCTCGTGACCGACGCGGGCACTCCGGCCATCAGCGATCCCGGCTACACGATGGCGAGCGCCGCGCACTCGGCGGGCCTGCCGGTGGTGCCGGTGCCGGGCGCAAGCGCCCTGACGGCGGCGCTCTCGGTTTGCCCGCTGCCGTCGAGCAGCTTTTTCTTCGCCGGATTCCTGCCGCACAAGAAGGGGCGCAAAACCCGCCTCGAATTCCTCGCCTCCATCGAAAGCACGGTTGTCCTCTACGAATCGCCGCACCGCATCGGGCGGTTGATGGAGGAGGTGAAGGAGCACTTCCCCGACGCGCAGGTGTTCGCCGCGCGTGAAATCACCAAGATGCACGAAGAGTACGTCACCGGCACGCCCGACGAGCTGGCGAGCCACTTCACCGGCCAGAAGCAGCGGGGTGAGTTCGTCGTGGTCGTCCATCCGGCAGACAAACGTTCAAAAAAAAGACAGGAACATGCAGATCATCAATGA
- a CDS encoding polyribonucleotide nucleotidyltransferase, which produces MFIKKEIDLGQGKVITIETGKMAKQADGSAVVTMNDTMVLATVVSTRTPPSPNQDFFPLQVEYREKYSAAGKFPGGFFKREGRPSEKEILSARLIDRALRPLFPDGYYQETQIIISVISSDTINDADVLGGIAASAAIMVSDIPFQNPMSEVRVGRINGFFLVNPDTNELSQSDMDICIGGTEDTICMLEGEMKEISEVEMLDAIRFGHEAIKKICRLQRELAAEVAKAKRPFSPTVAPEELVKFVEEHCAAELKALAYTPLAKEERAEKTKAIYTQTLRKTLTHFTDRVGPDQIEADPSSAFCLNEHMIEECIHSVEKKVMRHMILDDSKRLDGRTLEQVRPISIELGLIPRAHGSALFTRGETQALVTLTLGTKKDAQSVDTLTDDKDKRFMLHYNFPPFSVGETGRLGGTGRREIGHGNLAERSIRMVMPPEQEFPYTVRLVSDILESNGSSSMASVCGGTLAAMDGGIPLRKPVSGIAMGLIKEGDNYAVLSDILGNEDHLGDMDFKVAGTRDGITACQMDIKIDGLDYHILETALEQARRGRMHILDVMAEALPESREDIGRYAPRLTTIQIPVDAIGMVIGKGGETIRSITEETGAEINIEDDGTVTIACSSPEGTKAAVETIKTLVSKPEVGTVYMGKVRDIRDELGAFVEFLPKTDGLVHISEISKQRIAKVSDVLKVGDRIKVKLIDVRKDPRTGKTKFALSMKALLDEEQPADANGTAQPERD; this is translated from the coding sequence ATGTTTATCAAAAAAGAGATCGATCTTGGACAGGGGAAGGTAATCACTATCGAAACCGGCAAAATGGCCAAACAGGCCGACGGCTCGGCGGTCGTAACGATGAACGACACCATGGTGCTCGCCACGGTGGTATCGACCAGAACTCCCCCTTCGCCGAACCAGGACTTCTTCCCGCTCCAGGTCGAGTATCGCGAAAAGTACTCCGCGGCCGGCAAGTTCCCCGGCGGCTTCTTCAAGCGTGAAGGCCGCCCGTCCGAAAAGGAGATTCTCTCCGCCCGCCTGATCGACCGCGCCCTGCGCCCGCTCTTCCCTGACGGCTACTATCAGGAGACCCAGATCATCATTTCGGTCATCTCGTCAGATACGATCAACGACGCCGACGTGCTGGGTGGCATCGCCGCTTCGGCCGCCATCATGGTGTCGGACATTCCTTTCCAGAACCCGATGTCCGAGGTTCGCGTCGGCCGCATCAACGGCTTCTTCCTCGTCAACCCCGACACCAACGAGCTGTCGCAGAGCGACATGGACATCTGCATCGGTGGCACCGAGGACACCATCTGCATGCTGGAAGGCGAGATGAAGGAGATTTCGGAAGTCGAGATGCTCGACGCCATCCGCTTCGGCCACGAGGCCATCAAGAAAATATGCCGCCTCCAGCGCGAACTCGCCGCGGAAGTCGCCAAGGCCAAACGCCCGTTCTCTCCGACCGTCGCGCCGGAAGAGCTGGTCAAGTTCGTCGAGGAGCACTGCGCCGCCGAGCTGAAGGCGCTGGCCTACACCCCGCTCGCCAAGGAGGAGCGCGCCGAAAAGACCAAGGCGATCTACACTCAGACCCTCAGGAAAACCCTCACACACTTCACCGACCGCGTCGGCCCCGATCAGATCGAAGCCGATCCCTCCAGCGCCTTCTGCCTGAACGAGCACATGATCGAAGAGTGCATCCACTCGGTCGAAAAGAAGGTGATGCGCCACATGATTCTCGATGACAGCAAACGCCTCGACGGACGCACGCTGGAGCAGGTTCGCCCGATCAGCATCGAGCTGGGCCTCATTCCGAGGGCGCACGGTTCTGCGCTCTTCACCCGCGGCGAAACGCAGGCGCTCGTCACGCTCACGCTCGGCACCAAAAAGGACGCCCAGTCGGTCGATACGCTCACCGACGACAAGGACAAGCGCTTCATGCTGCACTACAACTTCCCGCCCTTCTCGGTCGGCGAAACCGGCAGGCTCGGCGGCACCGGACGTCGCGAAATCGGCCACGGCAACCTCGCCGAGCGCTCCATCAGGATGGTGATGCCTCCGGAGCAGGAGTTCCCCTACACCGTGCGCCTCGTTTCGGACATCCTCGAATCGAACGGTTCGTCGTCGATGGCCTCGGTCTGCGGCGGCACTCTCGCTGCGATGGATGGCGGCATTCCGCTCCGTAAGCCGGTCTCCGGCATCGCGATGGGCCTCATCAAGGAGGGCGACAACTACGCCGTGCTTTCGGACATTCTCGGCAACGAGGATCATCTCGGCGACATGGACTTCAAGGTTGCCGGTACCCGTGACGGCATCACCGCCTGCCAGATGGACATCAAGATCGACGGCCTCGACTACCACATCCTCGAAACCGCGCTCGAACAGGCACGCCGCGGACGCATGCACATTCTCGACGTCATGGCCGAGGCCCTTCCCGAATCCCGCGAAGACATCGGCAGGTACGCGCCGCGCCTCACCACCATCCAGATTCCGGTGGACGCCATCGGCATGGTGATCGGCAAGGGCGGCGAGACCATCCGCAGCATCACCGAGGAGACCGGCGCGGAGATCAACATCGAAGACGACGGCACGGTGACTATCGCCTGCTCCAGCCCCGAAGGCACCAAGGCGGCTGTCGAGACCATCAAGACCCTCGTCTCCAAACCCGAAGTCGGCACGGTTTACATGGGCAAGGTGCGCGACATCCGCGACGAGCTTGGCGCCTTCGTCGAGTTCCTGCCGAAGACCGACGGCCTGGTGCACATCTCGGAGATTTCGAAGCAGCGCATCGCCAAGGTGAGCGACGTGCTCAAGGTGGGTGACCGGATCAAGGTGAAGTTGATCGACGTGCGCAAGGATCCGCGCACCGGCAAAACCAAGTTCGCCCTCTCGATGAAGGCCCTGCTGGACGAAGAGCAGCCCGCCGACGCTAACGGCACGGCACAGCCGGAACGGGACTGA
- a CDS encoding ABC transporter ATP-binding protein, which yields MQREQILSVSGLKVHFPVRNSGLTGGKQVAKAVNGVSFDVFRGETLGLVGESGCGKTTLGRSIVRLVQPSKGGKIVFHGRDITGLGNREFRPIRKEMQMIFQDPFGSLNPRLTIGQMLGEVLKVHGITKGTQATAKKIDQLLDTVGLNRDYANRYPHEFSGGQRQRVGIARALAVNPSFIICDEPVSALDVSIQSQIINLLKDLQKEFGLTYLFIAHDLSVVEYISDRVAVMYLGKIVEIADAGTLYANPKHPYTQALLSAIPMPELGHKRERIVLKGDLPGPMSIPEGCSFHPRCPFAREECRKREPELLALGDDPSHKVSCILYQ from the coding sequence ATGCAGCGTGAACAGATACTGTCGGTCAGCGGCCTGAAGGTGCATTTTCCTGTCAGGAACTCCGGATTGACTGGCGGCAAGCAGGTGGCCAAAGCGGTGAACGGCGTGTCGTTTGATGTGTTCCGGGGCGAAACGCTCGGCCTGGTCGGCGAGTCGGGCTGCGGCAAGACCACGCTTGGCCGCTCGATCGTGCGGCTCGTGCAGCCCTCTAAAGGAGGCAAGATCGTCTTTCATGGTCGCGACATCACCGGGCTTGGCAACCGCGAGTTCCGTCCGATCCGCAAAGAGATGCAGATGATCTTCCAGGATCCTTTCGGATCGCTCAATCCGCGCCTGACCATCGGGCAGATGCTCGGCGAGGTGCTCAAGGTGCACGGTATCACGAAAGGCACGCAGGCGACCGCGAAAAAGATCGACCAGCTCCTCGACACCGTCGGCCTCAACCGCGACTATGCCAACCGCTATCCCCACGAATTTTCGGGCGGCCAGCGCCAGCGCGTCGGTATCGCCAGGGCGCTGGCCGTCAACCCGTCGTTCATCATCTGCGACGAGCCGGTCTCGGCGCTCGACGTTTCGATCCAGTCGCAGATCATCAACCTGCTCAAGGACTTGCAGAAAGAGTTCGGCCTCACCTACCTCTTCATCGCGCACGACCTCTCGGTGGTGGAGTACATCTCGGATCGCGTCGCGGTGATGTACCTCGGCAAGATCGTCGAGATCGCCGACGCCGGAACGCTCTACGCCAACCCGAAGCACCCCTACACCCAGGCGCTGCTCTCGGCGATTCCAATGCCCGAACTTGGCCACAAGCGCGAGCGCATCGTGCTGAAGGGCGACCTGCCGGGGCCGATGTCGATTCCTGAGGGATGCAGTTTTCACCCCCGCTGCCCCTTCGCCAGGGAGGAGTGCCGGAAGCGCGAGCCGGAGCTGCTGGCACTCGGTGACGATCCGTCGCACAAGGTGAGCTGCATACTTTATCAGTGA